In Thermosphaera sp., a genomic segment contains:
- a CDS encoding lipoate protein ligase C-terminal domain-containing protein, which produces MKRNASSSTSLLIIRTIRFFKHVEYNYCMGVSLNIYYNEYKARKGLYKVKMSVDENNLIRDVVIMGDFFIYPEDVIWEIESRLKGTRFSYSDIAEKVTNVLKEKDAVLVGCSLEEFIKVFTEARPVE; this is translated from the coding sequence TTGAAAAGAAACGCCAGCTCTTCAACCTCCCTCCTCATTATTAGAACAATAAGGTTTTTCAAACACGTTGAATATAACTACTGTATGGGAGTTTCGTTGAATATATACTACAATGAGTACAAGGCCAGGAAGGGCTTGTATAAGGTCAAGATGAGCGTTGACGAGAATAATCTGATTAGGGATGTCGTGATAATGGGGGACTTCTTCATCTATCCAGAGGACGTCATATGGGAGATTGAAAGCAGGCTGAAAGGAACTCGTTTCTCATACTCAGATATTGCGGAGAAGGTGACTAATGTTTTGAAGGAGAAAGACGCTGTTCTTGTAGGATGTTCGCTGGAAGAGTTTATTAAAGTTTTTACGGAGGCGAGGCCTGTTGAGTGA
- a CDS encoding HAD family hydrolase produces the protein MSNKAIIFDLDGTLVDSVPLILKCYSEGLSKHGITPVKEKILALMGLPTLNVVLELVGGNINVRIEEVIKDIFDCFSRTWMNELRLYPGIEEVLNKLREKGYKLGIVTSSEQEHAEIMLDFFKLKKYFDIVQGRVDHLKPKPYPDMILYVLNQLKVESENALYVGDTFHDCVASAKANVKFILVERGWGGKFLRGCLPWKILNDLKELLVLT, from the coding sequence ATGAGTAATAAGGCAATAATATTCGATCTTGATGGAACCCTCGTGGATAGTGTCCCATTAATTCTGAAATGCTATAGTGAAGGGTTGTCAAAACACGGGATCACTCCTGTCAAAGAAAAGATACTCGCTCTTATGGGTCTTCCAACATTAAACGTAGTGCTTGAGTTAGTAGGCGGAAACATTAATGTTCGCATAGAAGAAGTGATTAAAGACATTTTTGACTGCTTCTCGAGAACCTGGATGAATGAATTGAGGCTGTACCCAGGCATCGAGGAAGTTCTCAACAAGCTAAGGGAGAAAGGGTACAAGCTGGGGATAGTAACCTCCTCGGAACAAGAGCACGCAGAGATAATGCTAGATTTTTTCAAGCTGAAAAAGTACTTCGACATTGTTCAAGGACGAGTTGATCACCTGAAACCCAAACCTTATCCCGACATGATTCTGTATGTTTTGAACCAGCTAAAAGTTGAATCGGAAAACGCACTCTATGTGGGAGACACTTTCCATGACTGCGTTGCATCGGCAAAGGCCAATGTAAAGTTTATCCTTGTTGAGAGGGGATGGGGAGGGAAATTCTTAAGAGGATGCCTCCCCTGGAAAATACTTAATGATCTCAAAGAACTCCTGGTACTTACTTAA
- a CDS encoding acetate--CoA ligase family protein, whose protein sequence is MPSQLELINRVYFENRVKLLEDEVFELLKSYGIPVVPYEVARTVDDIKVSAEKIGFPLVIKVISPDIIHKTDIGGVKLNIWSVDEAVKSANDMISEIKTKFPEARITGFLLQPMMPKGVEVIIGGIHDAVFGSVVMFGAGGIFVEVFRDVSFRVAPLSVDEALEMIEEIRTSPILNGYRTQPPVNKHSIAEIIVAVGKMLEDYPEIESMDLNPVFAYPNGAYVIDGRIILRKK, encoded by the coding sequence TTGCCTAGCCAACTAGAATTGATCAATAGGGTTTACTTTGAAAATCGCGTAAAACTGCTTGAAGATGAGGTATTTGAGCTTTTAAAATCCTATGGGATTCCTGTAGTACCTTACGAGGTGGCTAGAACAGTAGATGATATAAAAGTCTCCGCCGAGAAGATCGGTTTTCCACTAGTGATTAAAGTCATTTCGCCCGATATCATACATAAAACAGATATAGGAGGAGTGAAACTTAACATATGGTCCGTCGATGAAGCGGTTAAGTCTGCTAATGATATGATCAGTGAAATAAAGACCAAGTTCCCTGAGGCTCGTATAACCGGCTTTCTCCTTCAGCCGATGATGCCTAAGGGAGTCGAGGTAATAATCGGTGGCATTCACGATGCTGTATTCGGAAGCGTAGTAATGTTTGGTGCAGGAGGCATATTCGTTGAGGTTTTCAGGGATGTATCCTTCAGAGTAGCACCTTTAAGCGTGGATGAAGCGTTAGAAATGATTGAAGAGATCAGAACTTCACCTATATTGAATGGTTACAGGACTCAACCACCCGTGAATAAACATTCAATAGCAGAGATAATAGTGGCGGTGGGAAAAATGCTTGAGGACTATCCTGAGATAGAGTCCATGGACTTAAATCCGGTTTTCGCATACCCTAACGGGGCATACGTTATCGATGGACGAATAATATTGAGGAAAAAGTAG
- a CDS encoding aldehyde dehydrogenase family protein — translation MLETGKDPIRPLYYSKIELQPVDKGIYEPTIPWIEKFVENAVPVSQKLVELGVRKRISILGEVGKLWQETLPYIEEKLIPVISRSTGYSPENIRIDLEFIHHVFNENNLMRLLDTGLIGGWRSLDQPVEVDDGEFLWNRPVGSSLIISSGNTVIPAALPLATSLATGNVTILRPSSANYSVIAELYKAFSKVHEDKVDGAEEMMSALLISYFAHDSKALDYILTKTRIGVVNYWGGDPGRKVIIEKISRNTFHPRLVINGPLTGIALVDEDSASDELARKLAWDIVIYDQQLCSSPSYVIFIGSTNKALEFAKVLGKFLDEVGALFPKKVGEGELYNLISMRKRLEVEGAYVLYSKNLENPWTIAVTSSWRRFNNNPYQFKNDWGFRKRFAEILVVENIGDLKTIISSLMEELANQGVDKFQTVAMSLNDKNYASAISALSLFGVYRIVPIGESFLRTPVEPYDGEFLPRYFTYSLYIRRKGKLLNITKFSSGRTN, via the coding sequence TTGTTGGAGACAGGAAAAGACCCGATTAGGCCATTGTATTATTCTAAGATTGAGTTGCAACCCGTAGATAAAGGAATATATGAACCAACAATCCCGTGGATTGAAAAATTCGTTGAAAACGCTGTGCCCGTATCTCAAAAACTAGTGGAATTAGGAGTTCGGAAAAGGATTAGCATACTAGGAGAAGTTGGAAAGTTGTGGCAGGAGACCTTGCCGTATATTGAGGAAAAACTGATACCAGTCATTTCGAGATCTACAGGATATAGCCCAGAGAACATACGGATAGATTTAGAATTTATTCATCACGTATTCAATGAAAACAATTTGATGAGGTTATTAGACACTGGATTAATAGGCGGCTGGAGAAGCCTAGATCAACCAGTCGAGGTAGATGATGGTGAATTCTTGTGGAATAGACCCGTTGGCTCCTCCCTTATAATCTCATCAGGAAATACTGTGATACCTGCCGCACTACCCTTAGCAACATCTCTTGCAACCGGCAATGTTACCATACTGAGACCCTCGTCTGCCAACTATTCAGTAATAGCGGAGCTCTACAAGGCTTTTTCAAAAGTCCACGAGGACAAAGTCGATGGAGCAGAAGAGATGATGTCCGCATTACTGATATCGTATTTCGCACACGATAGCAAAGCCCTAGATTACATTTTAACTAAAACAAGAATAGGCGTTGTTAATTATTGGGGTGGAGACCCGGGACGAAAGGTAATAATTGAAAAAATCTCTAGAAACACGTTTCATCCTCGATTGGTTATAAATGGTCCATTAACAGGAATAGCCCTAGTCGACGAGGACTCTGCGTCTGATGAACTGGCTAGAAAGCTTGCATGGGACATCGTAATTTATGATCAGCAACTATGTAGCTCCCCTTCATACGTAATATTCATCGGTTCAACGAATAAGGCTTTGGAATTCGCTAAGGTTCTGGGTAAATTCCTGGACGAGGTGGGAGCATTATTCCCCAAGAAGGTGGGAGAGGGAGAACTCTATAATCTTATCTCAATGAGGAAGAGGTTAGAGGTGGAAGGAGCATATGTTTTGTATTCTAAAAACCTCGAGAACCCGTGGACGATAGCTGTTACCTCTTCGTGGAGGCGTTTCAACAACAATCCATATCAGTTCAAGAATGACTGGGGATTTAGAAAGAGATTTGCGGAAATCTTAGTAGTGGAAAACATAGGGGACCTTAAAACGATTATCTCATCCTTAATGGAAGAACTAGCGAACCAGGGAGTAGACAAATTCCAGACCGTTGCAATGAGTTTGAACGATAAAAACTATGCCTCGGCCATCTCAGCTCTCTCCTTGTTTGGCGTGTACAGGATAGTTCCCATTGGAGAATCGTTTCTGAGAACTCCGGTGGAGCCATATGATGGAGAGTTCCTGCCTCGCTATTTCACTTACTCTTTGTACATTAGGAGAAAAGGAAAATTATTAAATATAACTAAATTCTCCTCGGGTAGAACAAATTGA
- a CDS encoding HAD-IIB family hydrolase, translating into MMTSAVLFFTDLDDTLVSSDGNNLEELKTLLRRLQAKSFVIPVTMKTFDEVLLLSRMLNFEFPIVISEGGCVISSLNEWLLPDTAHSFIVDRYHVRILCKPMSEIDEIIELSLESHPCSSKIGRMSRLTAEELKSILTISYEEALAATKRLCSEAFLSADANCLKGLSQRLRELGLKTSMTKRVLHVSTGSKGLGVSKVLEKLRSYSHLTIAAGDSEIDCEFLSLSDIPIILGSDVTCVRKYPFIALPYKPLSNNPVLDKILLNLGL; encoded by the coding sequence ATGATGACTTCGGCAGTTTTATTCTTCACCGATTTAGATGATACGTTAGTTTCAAGTGATGGTAACAATTTAGAGGAGTTGAAAACTCTGTTGCGGAGGCTTCAGGCGAAATCGTTCGTGATTCCTGTCACAATGAAAACGTTTGACGAAGTTCTACTGTTGTCTAGAATGCTAAACTTCGAATTCCCCATAGTAATCTCCGAGGGAGGATGTGTAATAAGTTCATTAAATGAATGGCTTCTCCCGGATACAGCGCATAGTTTCATAGTGGATAGGTATCATGTGAGAATCCTGTGCAAACCGATGAGTGAGATCGACGAGATCATAGAACTGTCCTTAGAGAGCCATCCATGTAGTAGCAAAATTGGTAGAATGAGTAGACTAACAGCTGAGGAGTTAAAGTCCATCTTAACCATCTCCTACGAGGAGGCGTTAGCAGCTACTAAAAGATTATGTAGCGAAGCATTTCTTTCAGCTGATGCGAACTGCTTGAAAGGGCTCTCCCAGAGATTGAGGGAACTAGGGCTTAAAACGTCCATGACTAAGAGGGTTTTACACGTCTCAACTGGAAGTAAAGGATTAGGAGTCTCCAAAGTGCTTGAAAAACTAAGAAGTTACTCCCACCTTACAATTGCTGCCGGAGACTCAGAGATTGACTGCGAATTCCTCAGCCTTTCCGATATTCCAATAATTCTAGGCAGTGATGTAACGTGTGTTAGGAAGTACCCCTTCATCGCCCTCCCGTATAAGCCTTTATCGAACAACCCCGTCCTAGATAAAATACTCTTAAACCTGGGGCTTTAG
- the mpgS gene encoding mannosyl-3-phosphoglycerate synthase has protein sequence MLINLPLRSEVFGALKIYDTMKVVNLFGFGRGFSQSLSLSSFKELEEVMQSTAIVVPVKNEDLSIFEKVLKAVPYDSPLIIVSASNTYPLNVFNEERSIVRNIYRHTGRVVLHLHQRDPVLAEFLSEVFSEIIDENGLVKYGKGEAMLLGTLVADAVRAKYVGFVDADNLIPGSVTEYVLIYYTILSLSESKYTTVRVHWGYKGWADGELFLRRMGRVSRLVSGLFNKMLSKGRLHETDIVKTSNSGEHAMSIDLARIIGFSSGFSVEAGELVKMLELCYAGLEKGVCPTLPEAIEYYQVESLNPHIHAVKGEHHIFEMVAESLGTLYYSELSDQELKESIVKTLRDLGLSEEPPKPTYYSYPDINPRRMLDELQARSKMTTILGM, from the coding sequence ATGCTTATAAATCTTCCATTGAGATCCGAGGTGTTTGGCGCATTAAAAATTTACGACACCATGAAGGTCGTTAACTTGTTTGGCTTTGGGAGGGGTTTTTCGCAATCTCTTTCACTATCTTCATTTAAAGAACTTGAAGAGGTAATGCAATCAACAGCGATTGTAGTGCCAGTCAAGAACGAGGATTTATCTATTTTCGAGAAGGTTTTGAAGGCGGTTCCATACGACTCTCCTTTAATTATTGTTTCAGCGTCGAATACGTATCCTTTGAACGTTTTCAACGAAGAAAGATCGATTGTGAGAAACATATATAGGCATACTGGGCGCGTTGTACTTCATCTTCATCAAAGGGACCCTGTTCTAGCAGAGTTTCTAAGCGAGGTATTTTCAGAGATCATCGATGAGAATGGTCTTGTCAAATATGGAAAAGGAGAGGCCATGCTCCTCGGAACGTTGGTTGCAGACGCTGTTAGAGCTAAGTATGTAGGTTTTGTTGATGCTGATAATCTGATCCCCGGTTCCGTAACAGAATATGTGTTGATATACTATACAATACTTTCACTCAGCGAGTCCAAATATACTACCGTTAGAGTTCACTGGGGGTATAAGGGGTGGGCGGATGGAGAATTGTTCTTGCGAAGGATGGGCAGGGTTTCAAGATTAGTGAGCGGGCTATTCAATAAAATGTTGTCTAAGGGGCGGTTACATGAAACCGATATAGTTAAAACGAGTAATAGTGGAGAACACGCTATGAGTATTGACCTTGCCCGTATAATAGGATTCTCATCCGGTTTCTCCGTTGAAGCAGGAGAGCTTGTTAAAATGTTGGAGCTCTGCTACGCGGGGCTTGAAAAGGGGGTTTGTCCCACCCTGCCGGAGGCGATCGAGTATTATCAAGTCGAGTCCTTGAATCCCCACATCCATGCTGTTAAAGGTGAACATCACATTTTCGAAATGGTAGCTGAAAGCCTCGGGACGCTCTACTACTCGGAATTATCTGATCAGGAATTGAAGGAAAGCATTGTTAAGACGCTAAGAGACCTCGGACTTAGCGAAGAGCCACCAAAACCCACCTACTACTCCTATCCGGACATCAATCCTCGTAGGATGTTGGATGAGCTTCAGGCTAGAAGTAAGATGACAACCATTCTAGGTATGTGA
- a CDS encoding ABC transporter ATP-binding protein: MRKVKYIEAVRDVTFRVRKGEIHALLGPNGAGKTTIIKIISTLLYPDDGVVEVMGLNVVEKPEEVRRVIGLAIDVSKGFYSSLSGFENLVFYGLMKGLSMSEAKRRAKEALSIVELDEMGASDSPYFTYSLGMRARLAIAKALLTDPDVLLLDEPTLGLDVESSKRVRELLVNLSRKGKTILVTGHNMHEIELISNTITIINQGRVVSTGTSDELKTKVGLLYRLILRVPASDARFLRDYFSSIMPVKVSSSATDVNGISELNMLISAEREEIVEALFKSSKEMGVKILDLQLIEPSLEDAYLAILGASNER, encoded by the coding sequence TTGAGAAAAGTTAAGTACATCGAAGCAGTTAGAGACGTGACTTTTCGCGTTAGAAAAGGGGAGATCCACGCGCTTTTAGGTCCAAACGGTGCTGGGAAAACAACCATCATAAAAATAATATCCACGCTGCTTTATCCTGATGATGGAGTAGTTGAAGTAATGGGTTTAAACGTTGTTGAGAAACCCGAAGAAGTAAGGAGAGTAATAGGACTTGCTATAGACGTTTCAAAGGGATTCTATTCATCGCTGTCTGGGTTCGAAAATCTAGTGTTTTACGGTTTAATGAAGGGTTTATCGATGTCAGAGGCCAAAAGACGGGCCAAGGAAGCATTAAGCATTGTTGAACTTGATGAGATGGGAGCCTCCGACTCTCCTTACTTCACGTATAGCCTTGGCATGCGGGCAAGGCTTGCAATAGCCAAGGCTCTTCTCACAGATCCTGATGTCCTACTTCTCGATGAACCTACTCTAGGACTAGATGTTGAAAGCAGTAAACGTGTGAGAGAACTGCTTGTTAATCTCTCTAGGAAGGGAAAAACTATTCTAGTTACAGGACACAATATGCATGAAATAGAACTCATTTCAAACACTATCACGATAATAAATCAAGGTAGGGTGGTTTCAACAGGCACCTCAGATGAGTTGAAAACCAAGGTCGGACTACTCTATAGACTCATTCTCAGAGTCCCGGCAAGCGATGCCCGATTTTTGAGAGATTATTTCTCCAGCATAATGCCAGTTAAGGTTTCCAGCTCAGCGACCGACGTTAACGGGATATCGGAGTTAAACATGTTAATATCAGCTGAAAGGGAGGAAATAGTTGAGGCCTTGTTCAAGTCTTCCAAGGAGATGGGCGTTAAAATTCTAGATCTTCAATTAATAGAGCCATCGCTGGAGGACGCTTATCTAGCTATTCTTGGTGCTTCTAATGAGCGGTAA
- a CDS encoding NAD(P)-dependent oxidoreductase, whose amino-acid sequence MKVTVTGATGFLGARVIEKLVSRGYSVKGTYHSRSKKILEEKNVKPVYMDLNEPSTFHEVVKDSDVIIHLAAYYTFTGKKKLYYKLNVEATKILAELALKQGISRFIYCSSTEAIGPVENPPGNEDTPPKPQFEYGRSKLLAEREVEKLGLQGLSYTIIRPSGLYGPGNIDDVSYWFITSFANRSLLSKFKIGRGDTLIQFSHVDDAAEGFILALDKFDKSENQTFIVSEDKAYTYNEVYQILSDITGNPPPRYSLSPRVSKLFLSFTHLYSLLSGTSNLLMRVSIVDSVTRHRAYSIEKAKRLLGFSPRYNLRKGLEETIMWYRSKGYIK is encoded by the coding sequence TTGAAAGTAACAGTAACCGGTGCTACGGGTTTCCTTGGAGCTCGAGTGATTGAAAAACTAGTGAGCAGGGGCTACAGTGTCAAAGGCACTTACCACAGTAGGAGTAAGAAAATCCTGGAGGAGAAAAACGTTAAACCTGTATACATGGATCTTAATGAGCCCTCAACGTTTCATGAAGTTGTGAAAGATTCGGATGTGATTATTCATTTAGCTGCTTACTACACTTTTACGGGAAAGAAGAAGCTGTATTACAAGCTCAATGTTGAAGCCACCAAGATTCTCGCTGAATTAGCTTTGAAGCAGGGAATATCGAGATTCATATATTGCAGTTCAACCGAGGCTATAGGACCCGTTGAAAACCCGCCTGGGAACGAGGATACTCCTCCAAAACCACAATTTGAATACGGACGCTCTAAGTTGCTTGCTGAACGCGAGGTGGAAAAATTAGGGCTTCAAGGGCTATCATACACTATAATCAGACCCTCGGGTCTATATGGTCCGGGCAACATTGATGACGTCTCTTACTGGTTCATTACATCCTTCGCTAATCGAAGTCTTCTATCGAAGTTTAAGATAGGGCGAGGGGATACTTTAATACAGTTTTCACATGTTGACGACGCTGCTGAGGGCTTCATACTAGCTCTAGATAAATTCGATAAGTCGGAAAACCAGACATTTATTGTCTCAGAGGATAAAGCTTACACGTATAATGAGGTCTACCAAATTTTGTCGGATATTACGGGAAACCCGCCCCCTAGGTATTCACTTAGTCCTCGAGTCTCCAAACTTTTTCTCTCCTTCACTCATCTCTACTCGCTTTTATCGGGGACCAGCAACTTGCTAATGAGGGTGAGCATAGTTGATTCAGTTACACGACACAGAGCTTATAGTATTGAAAAAGCCAAGAGGCTCCTCGGGTTTTCTCCAAGGTACAATTTAAGAAAAGGACTGGAAGAAACCATCATGTGGTACAGGTCAAAGGGTTATATTAAGTAA